In Thermotoga sp. Ku-13t, one genomic interval encodes:
- a CDS encoding molybdopterin biosynthesis protein yields MERLDRKIYLKKMDLDQALRLYLTRLKKIGFFEPKTERIGVGEALDRVLAAAVFARRSVPHYSAAAVDGIAVRSVDTTQASKRNPRRLTENQFLFVNTGQPLPGGFDAVIMMEDVHLLGDGSVEILDPVPPFHNVRTIGEDVIEHDMLFTKFHRLAPQDLSLLLAAGVFEVEVIRKIDCAVVPTGDEIVEPAGEPKDGFIPETNSTLVKAFLEKLGANVKVYGTLGDDPVRIESTLRRILIDHDLVLFIGGSSAGSRDFVYRVLENVGEVIVHGLSIRPGKPTVLALVENKPVIGLPGFPASCYTVLERIVKPIVQEWYHQPVETKDYIEAESATRIFSSVGDEEFVRVALAKVKERYLCVPLKRGAATMSSLTRMDGTIVVPKGQEVVEEGERIAIQLEVPKSQIDGTVLFIGSNDPLIDLMTNLLAERGVRLSAVSVGSLGGVRAIARSFAHLAGIHLFDPESETYNLPYLRRMLKRFVLVKFARRLQGIVVQKGNPKSIRTLYDLARKDVRFVNRQKASGTRILLDHYLSKLGIDHHEINGYDSEEITHIAVALKIKKNQADAGLAVAHVAQLMDLDFVPLCWEEYDLLILPEFVEDERFQIIIDTIKSKEFRNLVLRCAGYDISDMGKIVVEGEPV; encoded by the coding sequence GTGGAAAGGCTGGACAGAAAGATATATCTCAAAAAGATGGACCTCGATCAGGCACTGCGGCTTTACCTCACGCGTTTGAAAAAGATTGGGTTCTTCGAACCGAAGACTGAAAGGATCGGTGTGGGTGAGGCGCTCGATAGAGTCCTGGCAGCCGCCGTTTTTGCACGCAGGAGCGTTCCACACTACAGTGCGGCTGCGGTCGATGGAATAGCCGTTCGGAGCGTTGACACAACCCAGGCCTCGAAGCGCAATCCCAGAAGGCTCACAGAAAACCAGTTTCTGTTTGTGAACACGGGCCAGCCACTACCTGGTGGTTTCGATGCGGTGATCATGATGGAGGATGTTCACTTGCTGGGAGACGGATCGGTGGAGATCCTCGATCCCGTGCCGCCATTCCACAACGTGAGAACCATTGGTGAGGATGTCATAGAGCACGATATGCTTTTCACGAAGTTCCACCGCCTCGCACCGCAGGATCTTTCATTGTTACTCGCCGCCGGGGTATTCGAAGTGGAAGTCATCAGAAAGATCGATTGTGCCGTTGTTCCCACGGGCGACGAGATCGTCGAGCCAGCCGGAGAGCCGAAAGATGGTTTTATACCGGAAACGAATTCCACGCTCGTCAAGGCTTTCCTGGAAAAACTAGGAGCTAATGTGAAGGTGTACGGAACACTCGGCGACGATCCTGTCAGGATAGAATCGACCTTGCGACGGATCCTGATCGACCATGATCTTGTACTTTTCATAGGAGGTTCTTCCGCGGGGAGTAGAGATTTCGTTTACCGTGTGCTCGAAAACGTCGGCGAGGTCATAGTACATGGTCTCAGCATCAGGCCGGGCAAACCCACAGTTTTAGCTCTCGTCGAGAACAAGCCCGTGATCGGTCTACCCGGTTTTCCGGCGTCGTGTTACACCGTGTTGGAACGCATCGTCAAACCCATCGTTCAGGAATGGTACCATCAACCGGTTGAAACGAAGGATTACATAGAGGCGGAGAGTGCAACGAGGATTTTTTCATCGGTCGGTGACGAGGAATTCGTCAGGGTCGCTCTTGCGAAGGTGAAGGAGCGATACCTCTGTGTTCCCCTGAAAAGGGGAGCGGCTACGATGTCTTCTCTCACAAGAATGGATGGTACGATCGTCGTTCCAAAGGGACAGGAAGTTGTGGAAGAAGGCGAGAGGATCGCCATTCAGCTTGAAGTTCCGAAATCCCAGATCGATGGAACCGTTCTGTTCATCGGTAGCAACGATCCTCTGATCGACCTCATGACGAACCTCCTCGCAGAGCGTGGTGTGAGGTTGTCTGCTGTGAGTGTGGGCAGCCTGGGTGGTGTGCGTGCGATAGCGAGATCCTTCGCGCACCTCGCCGGAATCCATCTTTTCGACCCTGAGAGTGAAACTTACAACCTGCCCTATTTGAGAAGAATGCTGAAACGCTTCGTGCTGGTCAAGTTTGCCAGAAGGCTTCAGGGTATCGTGGTTCAGAAGGGAAACCCGAAGTCCATAAGAACGCTTTACGATCTGGCGCGCAAGGATGTCAGGTTCGTGAACAGGCAGAAAGCTTCGGGAACGAGGATCTTGCTGGATCACTATCTCTCCAAACTCGGTATAGATCATCACGAAATCAACGGTTACGACAGCGAAGAGATCACACACATAGCAGTCGCGCTGAAGATCAAAAAGAATCAGGCGGATGCTGGCCTGGCGGTTGCCCACGTTGCCCAGCTCATGGACCTGGACTTTGTACCTTTGTGCTGGGAGGAGTACGACCTTTTGATCCTTCCAGAGTTCGTCGAAGATGAACGTTTCCAAATCATAATCGATACGATAAAATCAAAGGAATTCAGAAACCTCGTCTTACGGTGCGCAGGTTATGATATCTCAGATATGGGGAAGATCGTTGTGGAAGGTGAACCTGTGTGA
- a CDS encoding MaoC family dehydratase produces the protein MSFSELQVGQEHEASFTVSDDMVKTFAEITGDKNPVHLDEDYARNTRFKKRICHGMLVASLISKVLGMDFPGPGTILVKQQLVYRAPVFVGETVKVHVKVIEKKEEKHRVVLSTNVLKADGTVAIEGQAEVFLEQ, from the coding sequence ATGAGTTTTTCCGAACTGCAGGTGGGTCAGGAACACGAAGCGAGTTTCACGGTGAGCGACGATATGGTGAAAACGTTCGCAGAGATCACCGGTGACAAGAACCCCGTCCATCTGGACGAAGATTACGCGAGGAACACGAGGTTCAAAAAGAGGATCTGCCATGGCATGCTGGTCGCATCGCTGATTTCAAAGGTTCTCGGTATGGACTTTCCAGGACCGGGGACGATCCTGGTCAAACAGCAACTCGTTTACAGGGCGCCCGTGTTCGTGGGCGAGACGGTGAAAGTTCATGTGAAGGTGATCGAAAAGAAAGAAGAAAAGCACAGAGTCGTTCTCTCAACGAACGTTTTGAAAGCGGACGGCACGGTCGCGATCGAAGGTCAAGCGGAAGTTTTTCTCGAACAGTGA
- the rsmA gene encoding 16S rRNA (adenine(1518)-N(6)/adenine(1519)-N(6))-dimethyltransferase RsmA codes for MRPYGQHFLRCDEIAFELVKRLNPRREDVVVEIGCGTGFLTRFVAQTGCRVLCYEIDESLSLEFAKNVPHENVELRIKDFLKVTREELQGAELCYGSIPYQISSRIVRKAIELGFQRCIFIVQEEFAEKMIWGREKHRGTFMTALCQTFFDVSILRRVPRRCFEPPPKVDSVLVEMVRKNVAVDLDSYERFLRELFSRPNRNVKSVLREMNIDCDDFENVRVRDLRIEQLMNIYSRWLHDKRRTV; via the coding sequence GTGAGGCCTTACGGTCAGCACTTCCTCAGGTGTGACGAGATCGCTTTTGAACTCGTAAAAAGATTGAACCCGCGCAGGGAAGATGTAGTCGTTGAGATAGGGTGCGGAACGGGTTTTCTCACGAGGTTCGTCGCCCAGACAGGGTGCAGAGTTTTGTGTTACGAAATAGACGAATCGCTGAGCCTGGAGTTTGCGAAGAACGTACCTCACGAGAACGTCGAGCTGAGGATCAAAGATTTTTTGAAGGTGACTCGCGAAGAGCTCCAAGGCGCAGAACTGTGCTACGGCAGTATCCCCTATCAGATATCCTCCAGAATCGTTCGAAAGGCCATTGAACTCGGCTTCCAGAGGTGTATCTTCATCGTTCAGGAAGAGTTCGCCGAGAAGATGATCTGGGGGCGTGAAAAACACAGAGGTACGTTTATGACTGCGCTGTGTCAAACGTTCTTCGATGTGTCGATCCTCCGTCGAGTACCGAGACGCTGTTTCGAACCCCCTCCGAAGGTGGATTCCGTGCTGGTGGAAATGGTGAGAAAGAACGTGGCAGTGGATCTTGACAGCTATGAACGTTTCCTGAGAGAGCTTTTCTCCAGGCCTAACAGGAATGTGAAATCCGTCCTCAGGGAAATGAACATTGACTGTGACGACTTCGAAAACGTGAGAGTGCGCGATTTGCGAATAGAACAGCTGATGAACATCTATTCGAGGTGGTTACATGACAAGAGAAGAACTGTTTGA
- a CDS encoding sigma-54-dependent Fis family transcriptional regulator — MTREELFETVLNSIVEGVIIVDKNARVVYMNKQASVILGIPVSNVINKHVVDAIPNTRLHIVVQTGKAEIDHVQDLGNVKIITSRIPIRDTSGQIIGAVAIFRDITSVQKMVEEVTNLREMEALLKAIIESTNDAISVADAEGKIVMVNKAYTRITGFSAQEVIGKPATIDIAEGESMHMKVAQTKQPIYGARLLVGPTRKEVVVDVTPLFVKGEFRGSVGVIHDVSEIVKLSRELEEMRRIVRRMGAKYTFDDIVAESPKMKRIVEQAMKVAQTPATVLLRGESGTGKELLAHAIHNASDRKDQPFVSVNCAAIPESVLESELFGYAPGAFTGARREGKKGLFEEAHKGTIFLDEIGKMPLAVQPKLLRFLETKEITPVGGTKPIKIDVRIIAATNMNLEKMVEEGSFLADLYFRLNVFPIHIPPLRERKEDIPMLVQHIIKKLNQEYGRTVEGISPEALHKLTSYDWPGNVRELENIIGRAMIIMEPDERFIRAHHLPPLRLTYQAQEVASDVKDLKRALREYEKGLIVRALERNDWNVQKTAQKLGMSVRTLYHRMKLLQIVRPAGKKHQS, encoded by the coding sequence ATGACAAGAGAAGAACTGTTTGAAACCGTTCTGAACTCCATCGTCGAAGGAGTCATCATCGTCGACAAAAACGCAAGAGTTGTGTACATGAACAAACAGGCGTCCGTCATACTGGGTATACCAGTCTCGAACGTGATCAACAAACACGTGGTTGACGCCATACCGAATACGAGGTTGCACATCGTTGTTCAGACGGGTAAAGCCGAGATAGACCACGTTCAGGATCTCGGAAACGTGAAGATAATAACCTCAAGGATACCCATCAGAGACACCAGCGGACAGATTATAGGAGCCGTGGCGATCTTCAGAGACATCACGAGCGTGCAGAAAATGGTCGAAGAAGTCACGAACCTTCGCGAGATGGAGGCTTTGCTCAAGGCGATCATAGAATCGACGAACGATGCCATATCAGTGGCGGACGCTGAGGGAAAGATCGTGATGGTGAACAAGGCGTACACCAGAATCACAGGTTTCTCCGCCCAGGAAGTGATTGGCAAACCCGCCACCATAGACATCGCAGAAGGAGAGAGCATGCACATGAAGGTCGCACAAACGAAGCAACCCATATACGGAGCGAGGTTACTCGTCGGACCGACACGCAAGGAAGTGGTCGTGGACGTCACGCCACTGTTCGTGAAGGGCGAGTTCAGGGGAAGCGTCGGAGTCATACACGATGTTTCGGAAATTGTGAAACTGAGCAGGGAACTTGAAGAAATGCGTCGAATCGTGAGACGGATGGGTGCAAAGTACACCTTCGACGACATCGTTGCCGAGAGCCCCAAGATGAAGCGCATCGTGGAACAAGCCATGAAGGTGGCACAAACCCCTGCAACGGTGTTGTTGAGGGGTGAGAGCGGTACGGGCAAAGAGTTACTCGCACACGCCATACACAACGCAAGCGATAGAAAAGACCAACCGTTCGTGAGCGTCAACTGTGCGGCGATACCAGAGTCGGTGCTTGAATCGGAATTGTTTGGTTACGCCCCAGGCGCATTCACAGGTGCCCGCAGGGAAGGAAAGAAAGGTCTGTTCGAAGAAGCTCACAAAGGCACCATTTTCCTGGACGAAATAGGGAAGATGCCCCTGGCAGTGCAGCCGAAACTGCTGAGATTTCTGGAAACGAAAGAGATAACACCTGTGGGCGGTACGAAACCAATCAAGATCGACGTGAGGATCATCGCCGCAACGAACATGAACCTGGAAAAGATGGTGGAAGAAGGTTCTTTCCTTGCGGACCTGTACTTCAGGCTGAACGTCTTCCCCATACACATACCCCCGCTGAGAGAAAGGAAAGAGGACATACCAATGCTTGTGCAGCACATCATAAAGAAACTGAACCAGGAGTACGGCAGAACGGTCGAGGGAATATCTCCGGAAGCTTTACACAAACTCACCTCGTACGACTGGCCTGGGAATGTGAGAGAACTCGAGAACATCATCGGTAGAGCCATGATAATCATGGAGCCGGATGAGAGGTTCATCAGGGCGCACCACTTGCCACCGTTGAGGTTGACCTATCAGGCCCAGGAGGTCGCGAGCGATGTGAAGGACCTGAAAAGAGCTTTGAGAGAGTACGAGAAGGGACTGATAGTGAGGGCGCTCGAACGCAACGACTGGAACGTTCAGAAAACCGCTCAGAAGCTTGGAATGAGTGTTAGAACACTGTACCACAGGATGAAACTGTTGCAGATCGTCAGACCTGCGGGTAAGAAACATCAGTCTTAA
- a CDS encoding ABC transporter ATP-binding protein has translation MTIDSVPVLKDVNLFLEAGQFTVIYGPRGAGKSALLRSFSGLNREIYENVSWSGELLINEKPIQVYDKKLLRQMVSYVEPSFVEAMDELTFADFIKITLSESSVSLDDFTSELDRLGILKFLRRELKTPVRQFYTMEKIMLLLFAAIVKKSMIVVLDCILDHLDDDTLVPVLKELLNIKQDRIVVLSTRHKLRFLPIADQFVMMKSGTIEYRGPAREFVLER, from the coding sequence ATGACCATAGACAGTGTACCGGTGTTGAAGGACGTGAACCTCTTCCTCGAAGCCGGTCAGTTCACGGTCATTTACGGTCCTAGGGGCGCCGGTAAATCTGCGCTCCTCAGATCGTTCTCCGGATTGAACCGGGAGATCTACGAAAACGTCAGCTGGTCCGGGGAGTTGCTCATAAATGAGAAACCCATACAGGTTTACGATAAAAAGCTGCTCAGACAGATGGTTTCTTACGTCGAGCCTTCTTTTGTCGAGGCGATGGATGAACTCACTTTTGCTGATTTCATAAAGATAACCCTTTCAGAATCCAGTGTTTCCTTAGATGATTTCACTTCGGAGCTCGACAGGCTCGGCATCCTCAAGTTCCTCAGACGTGAGCTCAAGACCCCCGTGAGGCAGTTCTACACAATGGAAAAAATAATGCTTCTGTTGTTCGCGGCAATAGTAAAAAAGTCGATGATCGTTGTACTCGACTGTATCCTGGACCATCTGGACGACGACACGCTGGTTCCCGTTCTCAAAGAATTGTTGAATATAAAGCAGGATAGGATCGTTGTGCTCAGTACGCGGCATAAACTGAGATTTTTACCCATCGCGGATCAGTTTGTGATGATGAAGAGTGGTACAATTGAGTACAGGGGTCCCGCGAGGGAGTTCGTCTTGGAGAGGTGA
- a CDS encoding 1-phosphofructokinase family hexose kinase produces MKVVTVTLNPALDRQFIIEGFSVNAYHRIKDWKHMLMSPGGKGINVSMMLARLGVSSIAIGILGGYTGRVLLTELNKVSPLISTSFVHIEEETRENIVIMDPVNHTMTSINSPGPRVDRKAVELLMKRYEIYLSRAEAVVLSGSLPQGLTGEIYGKMAKMAKERGRMVFFDVIDEYLTPALEICVPEVIKPDVRGSTTVLGERLEKLEDYVDAATKLIRKGCKLVVISYEVKNDVVATQDGVWLISTQGEVEPETILGAGDAYVAAMVYKRLTDKNANMLDVAKFGYAAALAKTRKLTKEMPTYDEINEALGLCTLERLR; encoded by the coding sequence TTGAAAGTTGTAACTGTGACACTCAATCCAGCACTTGATAGACAGTTCATAATCGAAGGGTTCAGTGTGAACGCCTATCACAGGATCAAGGACTGGAAGCATATGCTCATGAGCCCTGGTGGTAAAGGAATCAACGTTTCGATGATGCTTGCACGTTTGGGGGTTTCTTCCATCGCGATAGGCATCCTCGGCGGTTACACCGGTCGCGTGTTGCTCACGGAGCTGAACAAGGTGAGCCCACTGATCAGCACGAGTTTCGTACATATCGAGGAGGAGACGAGGGAAAACATCGTGATCATGGATCCTGTGAACCACACCATGACCTCCATAAACTCGCCCGGTCCCAGGGTGGACAGGAAAGCGGTCGAACTGCTCATGAAACGTTACGAAATATACCTCTCCAGAGCCGAGGCCGTGGTGCTCTCCGGAAGTTTGCCTCAGGGACTGACCGGTGAGATCTACGGAAAAATGGCCAAGATGGCCAAGGAAAGAGGAAGAATGGTGTTCTTTGATGTGATAGACGAGTATCTGACTCCCGCCCTTGAGATCTGCGTCCCCGAGGTCATCAAACCCGATGTGAGGGGCAGCACGACGGTCCTGGGAGAACGGCTCGAGAAACTTGAAGATTACGTCGACGCGGCCACCAAGTTGATCAGGAAAGGTTGCAAGCTGGTTGTCATATCGTACGAAGTCAAAAACGACGTGGTCGCAACGCAGGATGGAGTGTGGTTGATCAGCACCCAAGGGGAAGTTGAACCAGAGACCATCCTCGGAGCGGGAGATGCCTACGTAGCGGCGATGGTTTACAAGAGGCTCACAGATAAAAATGCGAACATGCTTGATGTGGCAAAGTTTGGTTACGCTGCCGCTCTGGCAAAGACCAGAAAGCTAACAAAGGAGATGCCGACGTACGATGAGATAAACGAAGCACTTGGTCTGTGCACACTGGAGCGCCTGAGATGA
- a CDS encoding CBS domain-containing protein: protein MRIYDVMIRDVTAVAQDETVENVVRIMASQFLSGIPVVNEDMRVIGFVSESDIIRAVVPGYFSLLQSTTFIPDMNQFLKMAAKIKDKPVREIMTHPPLVVNENASLVHVADLMIKHNVKVLPVVDEHGRLLGIITRTNVVRAAMEGYL, encoded by the coding sequence ATGAGGATTTACGACGTTATGATCAGGGACGTGACGGCCGTCGCACAGGACGAAACAGTTGAGAATGTTGTAAGGATCATGGCGTCCCAGTTTCTGAGCGGAATTCCAGTTGTTAACGAAGACATGCGGGTGATAGGTTTCGTGAGTGAGAGCGACATAATAAGGGCAGTAGTGCCAGGGTATTTTTCTCTCTTGCAGTCGACCACCTTCATTCCGGATATGAACCAGTTTCTCAAAATGGCAGCCAAAATTAAGGATAAACCTGTTAGGGAGATCATGACGCATCCTCCCCTCGTCGTCAACGAAAACGCGTCTCTCGTTCACGTGGCTGACCTCATGATAAAGCACAACGTGAAGGTCCTTCCAGTGGTGGACGAACATGGCCGGCTCCTCGGTATCATAACCAGGACGAACGTCGTACGCGCAGCCATGGAAGGATACCTATGA
- the mtaB gene encoding tRNA (N(6)-L-threonylcarbamoyladenosine(37)-C(2))-methylthiotransferase MtaB, which translates to MRAFVTFLGCKVNQYETELIIEQLERAGIVVSPDPTSVDICVLNTCMVTNEAARQSRQYLRKLRRLNPNALLVAVGCYSHLDADSIKKCGVDLILGNKEKREILTYINEWLQKREQKVEVSQPNYEIDERVNNFLAERVRAYVKIEDGCDEYCTYCIVPLARGRKIRSKPVEIVVQEVRNLVSSGYKEIVLTGVNLGRYGRDTGDDLTLLLRQIFKAVPGEFRIRLSSINVQDISEDLIEMFKINEKLCPHLHVPVQSGSNRILKTMNRNYTVEQVLNLLERLRSIDTDFSVTTDIIVGFPGETIGDFEKTLQLVERAVFSRVHAFKYSDRPGTPASRMKQKVPPEEKDRRMKLLREVAEKVAADYRMNAVGKIRTVLVEMRKNGVSYGYDEYYVRHELVSTSVGVLTKVMVRKPNGAGVVSQIAGLERNLVE; encoded by the coding sequence ATGAGGGCGTTCGTCACTTTCCTGGGCTGTAAGGTCAACCAGTACGAAACGGAGCTGATCATAGAACAACTCGAGCGTGCTGGGATCGTGGTGTCTCCAGATCCCACCAGCGTCGATATATGCGTTTTGAACACGTGTATGGTGACGAACGAAGCCGCCAGGCAGTCGAGACAGTATTTGAGAAAACTCAGAAGGCTGAATCCAAACGCTTTGCTCGTCGCGGTGGGATGCTATTCGCACTTGGACGCGGACTCGATCAAGAAATGTGGTGTTGATCTGATCCTTGGAAACAAAGAGAAAAGAGAGATCCTCACTTACATAAACGAGTGGCTTCAGAAGAGAGAGCAGAAGGTCGAAGTCTCGCAACCCAACTATGAAATCGACGAACGCGTGAACAATTTCCTCGCGGAACGGGTCCGGGCCTACGTGAAAATCGAAGATGGCTGTGACGAATACTGCACTTATTGCATCGTACCACTCGCGAGGGGCAGGAAGATCAGGAGTAAGCCCGTTGAGATCGTGGTTCAGGAAGTGAGGAACCTGGTCTCCTCGGGATACAAAGAGATCGTCCTGACGGGTGTGAACCTTGGCAGGTACGGTCGGGACACTGGCGACGACCTTACACTACTTTTGAGACAGATTTTTAAAGCCGTGCCGGGCGAATTTCGTATCAGGCTGAGCTCGATCAACGTGCAAGACATCTCTGAGGACCTGATAGAGATGTTCAAAATCAACGAGAAATTGTGTCCACACTTGCACGTACCTGTTCAGAGTGGATCGAACAGGATTTTGAAGACGATGAACCGGAACTACACCGTCGAACAAGTGCTGAACCTTCTCGAACGACTGCGCAGCATAGATACGGACTTCTCCGTGACGACCGACATAATCGTTGGCTTTCCAGGTGAAACCATCGGTGATTTCGAAAAAACGCTGCAGCTCGTTGAGCGAGCGGTGTTCTCCAGAGTCCATGCGTTCAAATATTCGGACAGACCGGGTACGCCGGCTTCTCGAATGAAACAGAAGGTTCCACCAGAAGAGAAAGACAGGCGCATGAAACTGCTCAGAGAAGTCGCAGAGAAGGTCGCTGCAGATTACAGAATGAACGCCGTTGGAAAGATCAGAACAGTTCTGGTGGAGATGAGAAAAAACGGCGTGAGTTACGGTTACGATGAGTACTACGTTCGCCACGAACTCGTTTCGACGAGCGTGGGCGTTCTCACAAAGGTGATGGTGAGGAAGCCCAACGGCGCGGGGGTGGTGTCTCAAATTGCTGGTCTGGAGAGGAACCTGGTGGAATGA
- a CDS encoding aminotransferase class IV: MLVWRGTWWNEKDVKLEIDEPGFLYGGVAYETLRTYDRRLFAARYHYERLSVTLSHLGVSLPVDYADFRRILEEGVERLGVEASIRVVATPRGRFSAFDYVPAGCELIVYIMELKLEPLGYVKVKVSSVRKIDPISTPADLKVAGRTDILLAKRFKGDAYDVIMLGNHGQVCEGTFTNIFLVKDGRLITPSIDSGILPGITRLNTIRLCQSLGMSVEERWVEPSELYGADELFLTHTSRGIVPVNELDGWRRYDTKVGQFLASRFEEFIKSVEENWE, translated from the coding sequence TTGCTGGTCTGGAGAGGAACCTGGTGGAATGAGAAAGATGTGAAACTCGAGATAGATGAACCTGGATTCCTGTACGGAGGCGTGGCTTACGAAACTCTTCGAACCTACGACAGGAGATTGTTCGCCGCAAGATACCACTATGAACGCTTATCGGTGACGCTTTCACACCTGGGTGTGTCTTTACCTGTGGACTACGCGGACTTCAGAAGAATATTGGAAGAAGGTGTCGAGAGACTCGGTGTTGAAGCTTCGATAAGGGTGGTCGCGACGCCGAGGGGTAGATTCAGCGCCTTCGACTACGTTCCAGCCGGCTGCGAGCTGATCGTTTACATCATGGAACTGAAACTGGAACCACTTGGTTACGTCAAAGTGAAGGTCTCCAGCGTGAGAAAGATAGATCCAATCTCAACGCCTGCGGATCTGAAAGTGGCTGGCAGAACGGACATACTTCTGGCCAAACGTTTCAAAGGTGACGCGTACGATGTCATAATGCTTGGAAACCACGGTCAGGTGTGTGAAGGAACGTTCACGAACATCTTCCTTGTGAAAGATGGCAGACTGATCACTCCCAGTATCGACAGCGGGATTCTGCCCGGCATCACGAGGTTGAACACGATAAGGCTTTGCCAGAGTCTTGGGATGAGTGTCGAAGAACGCTGGGTTGAACCGTCGGAACTCTACGGTGCCGACGAGCTGTTTTTGACCCACACGAGCAGGGGCATCGTTCCGGTGAACGAACTCGACGGTTGGCGGCGGTACGACACCAAAGTTGGTCAGTTCCTTGCAAGTAGGTTCGAGGAATTCATAAAGAGCGTCGAGGAGAACTGGGAATGA
- a CDS encoding DUF721 domain-containing protein: protein MKRLKDVFESLTRSDPFFRQLKLRLVLSDLSSVLGESLARHCRFVEFSNGTVLFECDNDVWLTEARFMSRKIVEKLNEKLGEKMVDDVVFRRGRNGN, encoded by the coding sequence ATGAAAAGGTTGAAGGATGTTTTTGAGTCGCTCACCAGGTCCGATCCTTTTTTCAGGCAACTGAAACTTAGACTGGTTCTCTCGGACCTTTCGAGCGTTCTGGGAGAATCTCTGGCTCGCCACTGTAGGTTCGTTGAGTTTTCCAACGGAACTGTGTTGTTCGAATGCGACAACGACGTTTGGTTAACCGAGGCACGTTTCATGTCCAGAAAGATCGTCGAGAAGTTGAACGAAAAACTCGGCGAAAAGATGGTCGACGACGTCGTGTTCAGGAGGGGTCGAAATGGCAACTGA